One Agrobacterium vaccinii DNA window includes the following coding sequences:
- a CDS encoding type II toxin-antitoxin system RatA family toxin — translation MPQFETRRPVKHSPEQMYALVADVEKYPEFLPLCEGLTVRSRKDRDGKTLLVADMTVGYKAFRETFTTQVLLKPDENAIDVKYLDGPFKYLDNRWRFEPTENGGSSVYFFIDYEFKSRILGAVMGSMFDRAFHMFAEAFEARADKIYVD, via the coding sequence ATGCCGCAATTTGAAACCCGCCGCCCTGTCAAACACTCTCCCGAACAGATGTATGCTCTCGTCGCCGATGTGGAGAAGTATCCCGAATTCCTGCCGCTCTGCGAAGGTCTAACCGTTCGTTCCAGAAAGGACCGGGATGGAAAGACGTTGCTGGTGGCGGATATGACCGTTGGGTACAAGGCATTTCGCGAGACGTTTACGACGCAGGTTCTGCTGAAGCCGGACGAGAATGCCATCGATGTGAAATATCTGGATGGCCCGTTCAAATATCTCGATAACCGCTGGCGTTTCGAGCCGACTGAAAATGGCGGCAGCTCGGTGTATTTCTTTATCGATTACGAGTTCAAAAGCCGCATTCTGGGCGCCGTCATGGGCTCCATGTTCGACCGCGCCTTCCACATGTTTGCCGAAGCCTTTGAGGCCCGGGCGGACAAGATTTACGTAGACTGA
- a CDS encoding AAA family ATPase — MAVVNDIENAASLASKAARIMVVGCSGGGKTTISRGLSDHLGLKYFSIDRDVRWLDGWSQRESGVQRRILEEIVARDRWLLDGSNPSTFQLRLPRTDLVIWMRIPRLTCLMGVVKRVAANYGTVRPDMADGCPEPLPNREFLSYIWHFEKRHAPVFIRNFELYGPHVPIFQVKSRAQARQLLDLVRAAH; from the coding sequence ATGGCAGTCGTCAATGACATCGAAAACGCGGCCTCTCTGGCATCGAAAGCAGCCCGGATTATGGTGGTTGGCTGCTCTGGCGGCGGCAAGACCACAATCTCACGCGGGCTATCTGACCATCTAGGGCTCAAGTATTTCTCGATAGACCGCGACGTGCGGTGGCTGGATGGCTGGTCACAGCGTGAGAGCGGGGTGCAACGACGTATCTTGGAAGAGATCGTCGCACGCGACCGCTGGCTGCTCGACGGTTCCAACCCATCGACATTTCAGCTTCGATTGCCCCGAACCGACTTGGTGATCTGGATGCGCATTCCACGCCTGACGTGTCTGATGGGGGTAGTAAAGCGGGTGGCTGCCAATTACGGCACAGTGCGACCAGATATGGCGGACGGGTGTCCGGAGCCTTTGCCCAATCGGGAGTTTTTGAGCTACATCTGGCATTTCGAGAAGCGCCATGCGCCAGTCTTTATCAGGAATTTCGAACTTTACGGTCCGCATGTGCCGATATTTCAGGTGAAATCCAGAGCGCAGGCCCGCCAGCTTCTTGATCTTGTTCGCGCCGCGCATTAA
- a CDS encoding AraC family transcriptional regulator — protein sequence MQTVSVDMRSYRGETPSERHAFVQIVLPVAGQLEIDVCGQQERLSPSRGVLIHKNTSHTQTSTVSNRSLVVDMDEQAVGADILDRFSSTPFIDLSLRTTKLTQYMHNMLQRGEQNAKAALAWAPILIGSLADESPDLKYRLSVLKALVEIDPFMPWSLERMADQADISVSRLHAVFREQFDETPHLWLADIRMTKIRELLASSSLPIAEIADRAGFADQTALTRAMKKAMGTTPAAYRREFSPLPQ from the coding sequence ATGCAAACCGTATCTGTCGATATGCGCTCCTATCGCGGCGAGACCCCTAGCGAACGCCATGCCTTTGTGCAGATCGTTCTGCCCGTTGCTGGACAGTTGGAGATCGATGTCTGCGGGCAGCAGGAAAGATTGTCGCCTTCCAGAGGTGTGCTGATCCACAAGAACACGTCCCACACCCAGACCAGTACAGTGTCCAACCGTTCGCTGGTGGTAGACATGGACGAGCAGGCGGTGGGCGCCGACATTCTCGACAGATTTTCCTCAACGCCCTTTATCGATCTCAGTCTGCGAACGACCAAGCTTACGCAGTACATGCACAACATGCTGCAAAGGGGCGAACAGAATGCAAAGGCCGCTCTAGCATGGGCGCCGATCCTGATTGGGAGCCTTGCGGACGAGAGCCCCGACCTCAAATATCGGCTCTCAGTGCTGAAGGCGCTCGTGGAAATCGACCCCTTCATGCCGTGGAGCCTGGAGCGCATGGCAGACCAAGCGGATATCAGCGTCAGCCGTTTGCACGCCGTTTTCCGTGAGCAGTTCGATGAAACGCCGCATCTCTGGCTGGCCGATATCCGCATGACGAAAATTCGCGAACTTTTGGCGAGCTCGTCTCTGCCGATTGCCGAAATTGCCGACAGGGCCGGTTTTGCCGATCAAACCGCCCTCACCCGCGCCATGAAGAAAGCGATGGGCACCACGCCCGCCGCCTATCGTCGCGAATTTTCGCCCCTGCCGCAGTAG